In candidate division KSB1 bacterium, a genomic segment contains:
- a CDS encoding M20 family metallo-hydrolase — translation MQARAFSEVAARIEQSREEVVRLQTELTAIPALAPENGGEGEQAKAAYVKELLSALPTDELLEFRAPDARVPCGYRPNLVAKYRGTDPARTVWVLSHLDIVPPGELALWHSDPYRVRVDGDLLYGRGVEDNQQSLVASLLALRAIYEAGLRPNHDVGLVLVADEETGSQYGLQYLLREHRELFGSQDWIVVPDSGNADGSMVEVAEKSILWIGFKTIGKQCHGSRPSHGKNAHKAGAHLIVKLDKLYEAFPYSDPVFMPPTSTFEPTKKEANVPNINTIPGEDVFYFDCRILPTYKVDDVIAWIESAVREVEAQFGVRVEMFYPQREEAAPPTSADAPVVQALARALAETRGVKAVPMGIGGGTVAAHFRRAGLPAAVWETIDQTAHQPNEYCRISNVLADAKVLAHLFLQS, via the coding sequence ATGCAGGCCAGAGCATTCTCGGAGGTTGCAGCACGCATTGAGCAGAGCCGGGAGGAGGTTGTGCGCCTCCAAACCGAACTGACCGCTATCCCCGCCCTGGCGCCGGAAAACGGCGGCGAGGGAGAGCAGGCCAAGGCGGCGTACGTGAAGGAACTGCTTTCGGCGCTCCCCACTGACGAGCTGTTGGAGTTCCGCGCCCCGGATGCTCGCGTGCCGTGCGGCTATCGGCCGAACCTCGTGGCAAAGTACAGAGGGACAGACCCTGCCCGCACTGTGTGGGTCCTCTCCCACTTGGACATTGTCCCGCCTGGAGAGCTGGCCCTTTGGCACAGCGACCCGTATCGGGTGCGCGTCGATGGCGACCTCCTCTACGGCAGGGGCGTGGAAGACAACCAGCAGAGCTTGGTAGCCTCGCTCTTGGCCCTGCGGGCCATCTACGAGGCAGGGCTTAGGCCGAACCACGACGTGGGATTGGTTCTTGTGGCAGATGAAGAGACAGGAAGCCAGTACGGCCTGCAATATCTGCTGCGCGAGCACCGCGAGCTCTTCGGGTCCCAGGACTGGATTGTGGTGCCCGACTCCGGCAATGCGGACGGCTCCATGGTGGAGGTGGCTGAGAAAAGCATCCTTTGGATCGGCTTCAAGACCATTGGCAAGCAGTGCCACGGCTCTCGCCCCTCTCATGGCAAGAATGCGCACAAGGCAGGTGCCCATCTGATTGTCAAGCTCGACAAGCTGTATGAGGCTTTTCCCTACAGCGATCCTGTGTTTATGCCGCCCACCAGCACCTTTGAGCCCACCAAGAAGGAAGCCAATGTTCCCAATATCAACACTATCCCTGGCGAGGATGTGTTCTACTTTGACTGCCGCATACTGCCGACCTACAAGGTAGACGATGTGATCGCGTGGATAGAGTCGGCAGTTCGCGAGGTAGAGGCTCAATTTGGGGTGCGGGTGGAAATGTTTTATCCGCAAAGGGAGGAGGCGGCACCACCCACATCAGCTGATGCCCCTGTGGTGCAAGCCTTGGCCCGCGCCTTAGCCGAGACACGCGGGGTCAAGGCAGTTCCCATGGGCATCGGCGGCGGGACGGTGGCTGCGCACTTTCGCCGCGCTGGGCTGCCTGCGGCGGTTTGGGAAACGATTGACCAAACGGCGCACCAACCGAACGAGTATTGCCGCATCAGCAATGTCCTGGCCGACGCCAAGGTCCTGGCCCATCTTTTCCTCCAATCATAG
- a CDS encoding acetaldehyde dehydrogenase (acetylating): protein MDCDLESMQQARNLCVRAREAQLKFKEFSQKDVDRVVAAMADAGFRAAQQLAQLAVEETGFGVVADKVAKNQLATRDVYNLIKSMKTVGVINELPGKRILEIAEPMGVIAGIVPVTNPTSTVLFKSLIAVKARNAIVFSPHPNAVRCASAAAKVMSEAAESAGAPPGLIGCMTLSTLQGTNELMHHRDVAIILATGGAGLVKAAYSAGKPAYGVGPGNVPAFIERTADVRKAVADIVASKTFDNGTVCASEQAIIADLPVRDQVIAELRAHRAYFLSPEECQKVAATLVTPELTVRPDCVGRPAHIIAQKAGVVVPQDTSILVAPLEGVGRDYPLSIEKLSPVIAFYVADGWEAGCERCIEILNFGGLGHTLVIHSRDQEVIMQFALKKPAFRILVNTPGTHGAVGITTDLDPSMMLGCGTYGGNITTDNVTPMHLLNIKRVAYETKPLRRSDRSVDWRPEGLVQGRVNVTAPYQAALSPAAGISRKEMPAAEPDHRISPPTVGGRYGSSGLTDDEVERIVAEFLRDK, encoded by the coding sequence GTGGATTGCGACTTGGAATCAATGCAGCAGGCGCGCAACCTGTGCGTGCGCGCGCGTGAGGCCCAGCTCAAGTTCAAGGAGTTCTCCCAGAAGGACGTAGACCGCGTGGTGGCAGCGATGGCCGACGCGGGCTTCCGGGCCGCCCAGCAGCTGGCGCAGCTGGCCGTGGAAGAGACCGGCTTCGGGGTAGTAGCCGATAAGGTGGCAAAAAATCAGCTGGCCACGCGCGACGTCTACAACCTCATCAAGTCCATGAAAACTGTGGGGGTGATCAACGAGTTGCCGGGCAAGCGCATCCTGGAGATTGCCGAACCGATGGGAGTTATCGCTGGCATAGTTCCGGTGACCAACCCCACGTCCACGGTACTATTCAAGTCGCTTATTGCTGTCAAGGCTCGGAACGCCATCGTCTTTTCGCCGCACCCCAATGCCGTGCGCTGCGCTAGCGCCGCTGCAAAGGTTATGAGTGAGGCTGCTGAAAGCGCTGGCGCTCCCCCGGGTCTCATCGGGTGCATGACGCTTTCCACTCTCCAAGGCACAAACGAGCTCATGCACCATCGCGACGTGGCGATCATTTTGGCCACCGGTGGCGCCGGGCTGGTGAAGGCGGCCTACAGCGCGGGCAAGCCCGCGTACGGAGTGGGCCCTGGCAACGTGCCGGCGTTCATCGAGCGCACCGCTGACGTGCGAAAGGCGGTAGCCGATATCGTCGCCTCCAAGACCTTTGACAACGGTACCGTCTGCGCGTCCGAGCAGGCCATTATTGCCGATCTGCCCGTGCGTGACCAGGTCATCGCTGAGCTGCGCGCCCATCGCGCCTACTTCTTGAGCCCGGAGGAGTGCCAGAAGGTGGCGGCAACCTTGGTGACCCCGGAGTTGACCGTCCGGCCTGACTGCGTGGGACGTCCTGCGCACATTATCGCTCAGAAGGCTGGCGTGGTAGTTCCCCAAGACACGAGCATCCTGGTCGCGCCACTGGAAGGCGTGGGACGGGACTACCCGCTGTCCATAGAGAAACTGTCGCCAGTGATCGCCTTCTATGTTGCCGATGGGTGGGAAGCCGGATGCGAGCGGTGCATCGAGATTCTGAACTTCGGTGGCCTGGGCCACACGCTGGTAATCCACTCCCGTGACCAAGAAGTCATCATGCAGTTTGCCCTAAAAAAGCCCGCGTTTCGCATTCTCGTCAATACCCCCGGCACGCACGGTGCGGTCGGCATCACCACCGATCTTGACCCTTCCATGATGCTGGGATGTGGCACGTACGGTGGCAACATCACCACCGACAACGTGACCCCCATGCACCTTTTGAATATCAAGCGCGTTGCTTACGAGACCAAACCTCTGCGGCGCTCCGATCGCAGCGTGGACTGGCGACCAGAGGGCCTCGTCCAAGGGCGCGTGAATGTCACCGCGCCTTACCAAGCGGCTTTAAGCCCTGCCGCCGGCATCTCGCGCAAAGAGATGCCAGCGGCGGAGCCCGACCACCGGATATCTCCTCCCACGGTTGGCGGACGCTATGGGAGCAGTGGCCTTACCGATGATGAGGTGGAACGTATTGTTGCGGAATTTTTGCGCGACAAGTAG
- a CDS encoding secondary thiamine-phosphate synthase enzyme YjbQ — MKHYTEYLWFNTREHREYINITDKVERAVQKSGVQEGMVLVSAMHITAAVYVNDAETGLIQDIEEWLQRLAPEGPEYHHHRTGERNGDAHLKSLLMHHQVVLPITEGRLDLGPWQQVYYAEFDGQRRKRVVIKVLGE, encoded by the coding sequence ATGAAGCACTACACTGAGTACCTTTGGTTCAATACCCGGGAGCACCGGGAGTACATCAACATCACCGACAAGGTGGAGCGTGCAGTCCAGAAAAGTGGTGTGCAGGAGGGGATGGTCCTGGTCTCCGCCATGCACATCACCGCGGCGGTCTACGTAAACGACGCCGAGACCGGACTTATTCAGGACATCGAAGAATGGTTGCAGCGGCTAGCCCCGGAGGGACCTGAATACCATCACCATCGCACCGGCGAGCGCAACGGCGATGCCCACCTGAAGAGCCTTCTCATGCACCACCAAGTTGTCCTACCAATCACGGAAGGACGGTTGGACTTGGGGCCCTGGCAGCAGGTGTACTACGCGGAGTTCGATGGCCAGCGCCGCAAGCGAGTAGTCATAAAGGTCCTGGGAGAATAG
- a CDS encoding dCMP deaminase family protein codes for MSSQCRERPGWDDYFLNIAAVVASRSSCLRNKVGAVIVRDRDIVSTGYNGAPKYQPNCLELGSCYRDEHQIASGKQLELCRAVGSHAESNAIALAARNGHPTRGTTMYIVGHHQICNQCKAQIANAGIIRVVLRTPEGGLDEFFPARDWTRHPIDTGSR; via the coding sequence GTGAGCAGCCAGTGTCGAGAGCGGCCAGGGTGGGACGACTACTTCCTGAACATCGCCGCGGTTGTAGCCAGCCGCTCCTCATGTCTGCGCAACAAGGTGGGCGCAGTCATCGTGCGGGACCGGGATATCGTGTCCACTGGCTACAATGGCGCACCCAAGTATCAGCCGAACTGTTTGGAACTGGGTTCCTGCTATCGCGATGAGCATCAGATTGCCTCGGGCAAGCAGTTGGAGTTGTGTCGCGCCGTAGGTTCACACGCCGAGTCCAACGCCATAGCCCTGGCGGCGCGAAATGGGCATCCGACGCGCGGCACGACCATGTACATCGTAGGCCACCACCAGATCTGCAACCAGTGCAAGGCGCAGATTGCCAATGCCGGCATCATCCGCGTGGTGTTGCGCACGCCAGAAGGGGGGCTGGACGAGTTCTTCCCGGCCCGCGATTGGACCCGCCACCCCATTGATACCGGGTCGAGGTAA
- the sixA gene encoding phosphohistidine phosphatase SixA, which produces MAVFLVQHGESFPEEVDPARHLTPEGERTVEKMAVWAQRVGLEVQRIVHSGKERARQTAEILAAALMPPGGVMQEPGLGPRDDPTPWPEWLARQDGTMIVGHLPFLARLAGLMLGGAPDRAILHFVHAGIVCLDRQADNSGWVLSWAVWPSLLPEDPGEVKMREALPNR; this is translated from the coding sequence ATGGCAGTATTTCTGGTTCAGCACGGGGAGAGCTTTCCAGAGGAGGTGGACCCGGCACGGCACCTCACCCCGGAGGGCGAGAGGACTGTGGAGAAGATGGCCGTCTGGGCGCAGCGCGTTGGACTCGAGGTCCAGCGCATCGTCCACAGCGGCAAGGAACGAGCCAGGCAGACGGCCGAGATTTTGGCCGCGGCCCTCATGCCTCCCGGTGGCGTAATGCAAGAGCCTGGTCTTGGCCCGCGTGACGACCCAACGCCCTGGCCCGAGTGGCTGGCCCGGCAGGACGGGACGATGATCGTGGGCCACCTCCCGTTCCTGGCTCGCCTTGCGGGCCTGATGCTCGGAGGCGCACCAGACCGGGCAATTCTGCACTTTGTCCACGCAGGCATCGTCTGTCTCGACAGGCAGGCAGACAACTCGGGCTGGGTGCTAAGCTGGGCGGTGTGGCCCAGCCTGTTGCCCGAGGACCCTGGCGAAGTGAAAATGCGGGAAGCACTCCCGAACAGGTGA
- a CDS encoding DJ-1/PfpI family protein, translating to MEHGVKKALVPIADGVEELEAVTIIDVLRRAGARVTVASVDEVQVVASRGIKLVADVPLSACADEVFDLIALPGGMPGAERLRDCPLLIRLLKEQAAAGRLYAAICASPVVVLQHHGLLAGRRATAHPAFASRLDNQEAVAERVVVDGNCVTSRGPGTAIEFALTLVALLFGSQRAHEVATAMLALWPQAPSPRAGDE from the coding sequence GTGGAGCACGGTGTAAAGAAGGCTTTAGTTCCGATTGCCGATGGGGTGGAAGAGTTGGAGGCTGTCACCATCATCGACGTGTTACGCCGGGCAGGTGCGAGAGTTACCGTGGCAAGTGTCGATGAGGTACAAGTGGTGGCCTCACGGGGGATTAAGTTGGTTGCGGACGTCCCACTTAGCGCATGCGCGGATGAGGTGTTTGATCTGATTGCGTTGCCGGGAGGGATGCCTGGGGCGGAACGCCTGCGCGATTGTCCGCTGTTGATTCGGCTCCTGAAGGAACAGGCGGCAGCCGGACGTCTGTACGCTGCCATCTGTGCCTCGCCGGTGGTGGTGTTGCAGCACCACGGCCTGCTGGCAGGGCGGCGTGCCACCGCCCATCCCGCCTTTGCCTCGCGCCTCGATAACCAGGAGGCGGTGGCGGAGCGGGTGGTGGTGGATGGCAACTGCGTGACCAGTCGTGGTCCGGGCACCGCTATCGAGTTTGCCCTGACGCTGGTGGCGCTCCTCTTTGGCAGCCAGCGAGCGCACGAGGTGGCTACGGCAATGTTGGCGCTGTGGCCCCAGGCCCCTTCGCCGCGGGCAGGAGACGAGTGA
- a CDS encoding non-lysosomal glucosylceramidase: protein MCRLLLCCSVLLGVTACLSKPKNLPYKYDELLCGPAIRTFTGQALAQVAFPLGGIGTGTVSLGGRGELRDWEIFNRPGKGFSLPFTFFALWAKPVEGEPVAKILERRLLPPYTGAFGLPQNQLAGVARLDEAVFRGEYPFAWIEFHDEQIPVQVRMEAWNPLIPHDPEESGLPVALISWTVKNPTASRIKVSVASSMFNPVGTDGRELSGNALGGNLNEYRDTGKLRGLFFSKPSLPADDLRFGTMALVTPWQALDVQTRWYRGGWWDGAHLFWDDFADDGRVQNIIESDPSPQGRSDVGSLVLFAELEPGQSVTFPFLVAWYFANRVNYWNPEPAVREKSLRNHYARRFANAWEVAEYVHEHRPALEQGTRLFHQALFGSSLPGYVIDAVSSQASIIRTNTCMWLDDGSFFAFEGCGDASGCCPMNCTHVWNYEQALAYLFPSLERSMRRTDFLHNTLPNGYMTFRTLIPLGPHWWQFKACADGQMGTIIKAYREWKLSGDQAFLRELWPKVKAALEFAWKGCGSPPPPGLEWTAEQVSRPWDADTDGVMEGEQHNTYDIEFYGPNTMTGSLYLGALKAAAEMAEAMGEHRNAAYYRQLFEQGMDKYDRSLWNGQYYRQQVEVAEGIEVPEHLRMPAAGDREQGPPLPKYQYGDGCLSDQLLGQYLAHVVGLGYVLPAEHVKAAIKAVFDNNWRRAIGDFSNVQRVYAVNDEAGLLLCSWPLGNRPSLPFVYSDEVWTGIEYQVAATLIYNGWLDEGLAVVKGVRDRYDGVRRNPWDEIECGHHYARAMASWAVLLALSGFTCDMVDGKLGFAPVINSEDFACFWSTGTAWGQFRQAQGKARLEVLHGVLSLRQLSVAPAALFGSKVRLYLDGKPISARMQKRAGRLELTFAPLSLSAGQVLEVR, encoded by the coding sequence ATGTGTCGGCTCCTTCTTTGCTGCTCAGTGCTGTTGGGAGTCACTGCCTGTCTCTCCAAACCGAAAAATCTCCCTTACAAATACGACGAGCTCCTCTGCGGACCGGCAATTCGTACCTTCACCGGGCAGGCCTTAGCGCAGGTGGCTTTTCCGTTGGGTGGCATTGGCACCGGCACCGTATCGTTAGGGGGCCGGGGCGAGCTTCGCGACTGGGAGATATTCAATAGGCCCGGCAAAGGATTCTCCCTCCCCTTCACTTTCTTTGCCCTCTGGGCGAAACCAGTCGAGGGCGAGCCAGTGGCAAAGATTCTGGAAAGACGCCTGCTGCCCCCTTACACTGGTGCATTTGGCTTGCCGCAAAACCAACTGGCAGGGGTCGCCCGCCTGGATGAGGCTGTCTTCCGTGGGGAATACCCTTTCGCCTGGATCGAGTTTCACGACGAGCAGATCCCCGTTCAGGTAAGGATGGAGGCATGGAATCCTCTCATTCCGCATGACCCCGAGGAGAGCGGCCTGCCAGTAGCTCTCATTTCTTGGACGGTGAAAAATCCGACGGCGAGCCGAATCAAGGTCTCGGTGGCGAGCAGCATGTTTAACCCGGTCGGCACGGACGGCCGGGAGTTGAGCGGCAACGCCCTCGGCGGAAACCTGAACGAGTATCGCGACACCGGCAAGCTGCGAGGACTCTTTTTCTCCAAGCCCTCGCTCCCTGCCGATGATCTGCGCTTTGGCACCATGGCCTTGGTCACCCCCTGGCAGGCCCTGGATGTCCAGACCCGCTGGTACCGTGGCGGCTGGTGGGACGGCGCGCACCTGTTCTGGGACGATTTTGCCGACGACGGTCGCGTGCAGAACATCATCGAAAGCGACCCCTCGCCGCAAGGGAGAAGCGACGTGGGCTCCCTGGTGCTTTTTGCCGAGTTAGAGCCTGGCCAGTCGGTAACGTTTCCCTTCCTTGTTGCTTGGTACTTCGCCAACCGGGTGAACTACTGGAATCCTGAGCCCGCGGTGCGCGAAAAGAGCCTCCGGAACCATTACGCACGTCGCTTTGCCAACGCCTGGGAAGTGGCGGAGTATGTCCACGAACACCGACCCGCACTTGAGCAAGGCACGCGCCTCTTCCACCAGGCCCTGTTCGGCAGTAGCCTGCCCGGCTATGTCATCGACGCCGTCTCCAGCCAGGCCTCCATCATTCGCACCAACACCTGCATGTGGCTGGACGACGGGTCCTTCTTCGCCTTCGAAGGGTGTGGCGACGCCTCCGGCTGCTGTCCCATGAACTGCACCCACGTGTGGAACTATGAGCAGGCGCTCGCCTATCTGTTCCCGAGCCTGGAGCGCTCCATGCGGCGCACGGATTTTCTCCACAACACCTTGCCTAACGGCTACATGACGTTTCGCACGCTCATCCCACTCGGCCCACACTGGTGGCAGTTCAAGGCCTGCGCCGACGGGCAGATGGGCACCATCATCAAGGCTTACCGCGAGTGGAAATTGAGTGGCGACCAGGCCTTCTTGCGGGAGCTGTGGCCGAAGGTGAAGGCGGCTTTAGAGTTTGCCTGGAAAGGGTGCGGGTCCCCGCCGCCACCAGGGTTGGAATGGACGGCAGAGCAGGTGAGCCGGCCTTGGGATGCGGACACTGACGGCGTCATGGAAGGGGAGCAGCACAACACGTACGACATCGAGTTCTACGGCCCCAACACAATGACCGGCTCGCTCTACTTGGGAGCCTTGAAGGCAGCCGCAGAGATGGCAGAGGCCATGGGCGAGCACCGGAATGCAGCGTACTATCGGCAGCTTTTTGAACAAGGCATGGATAAGTACGATCGCTCGCTCTGGAACGGCCAGTACTACCGTCAGCAGGTGGAGGTGGCAGAAGGTATTGAAGTGCCTGAGCACTTGCGCATGCCAGCGGCGGGAGACCGCGAGCAGGGACCGCCTCTGCCCAAGTACCAGTACGGGGACGGATGTCTCTCCGACCAGCTGCTAGGCCAGTACTTGGCGCATGTGGTGGGACTGGGTTATGTGTTGCCCGCTGAGCACGTGAAGGCCGCTATCAAGGCGGTGTTTGACAACAATTGGCGGCGGGCCATTGGCGACTTTTCCAATGTCCAGCGTGTGTATGCCGTGAACGACGAGGCGGGACTGTTGCTCTGCTCCTGGCCCTTGGGTAATCGTCCGTCCCTTCCGTTTGTGTATAGCGATGAGGTGTGGACGGGCATCGAATACCAGGTGGCGGCGACGCTCATTTACAACGGGTGGCTCGATGAGGGACTGGCGGTGGTCAAAGGGGTGCGAGACCGCTACGACGGGGTGCGCCGCAACCCTTGGGACGAAATCGAGTGCGGGCATCACTACGCGCGGGCCATGGCCAGCTGGGCGGTGCTGCTTGCGCTGTCCGGGTTCACCTGCGATATGGTGGACGGAAAGCTGGGCTTTGCGCCGGTGATAAACAGCGAGGACTTTGCCTGCTTTTGGTCGACCGGGACGGCCTGGGGGCAGTTCCGGCAAGCTCAAGGCAAGGCACGCCTGGAGGTGCTGCATGGCGTACTTTCCTTGCGGCAGCTTTCGGTGGCCCCAGCCGCCCTTTTTGGCAGCAAAGTGCGCCTTTACCTGGACGGAAAACCCATTTCCGCGAGGATGCAGAAGAGGGCGGGGCGACTGGAGCTCACCTTTGCGCCGTTAAGTCTTAGCGCGGGCCAGGTGCTTGAGGTTCGTTGA
- a CDS encoding DUF937 domain-containing protein, which produces MPNFVDEFMSKWGGQVSKEIAGKLGISAPVIAQIIPQIIPLILSGLRKQKDERGGEARVDHILNKYGSASFLQDIAGLVAQKAQDKNPDPQLGGLLGQAGVQATQTIAKQFKLDTAVAAKLIPMVTPFVLAALTQKRDTQKAGASAIGALLDREGDGSILDDAAGFLLKSLTGSTGTQGTAQAVGGILSSLFGKKKQ; this is translated from the coding sequence ATGCCAAATTTTGTCGATGAGTTCATGAGCAAATGGGGCGGCCAGGTAAGCAAGGAGATCGCTGGCAAGCTGGGCATCAGCGCCCCCGTAATTGCACAGATCATCCCCCAGATCATTCCCCTTATCCTAAGTGGCCTTCGCAAGCAGAAGGACGAGCGTGGGGGTGAGGCACGTGTCGATCACATCCTTAACAAGTACGGGAGCGCAAGCTTTCTGCAGGACATTGCCGGACTGGTGGCGCAGAAGGCGCAGGACAAGAACCCGGACCCGCAACTCGGAGGCCTTCTCGGTCAGGCTGGCGTACAGGCCACACAGACCATTGCCAAGCAGTTCAAGCTCGACACGGCCGTGGCTGCAAAGCTAATTCCCATGGTCACGCCATTTGTCTTGGCAGCACTCACTCAGAAACGCGACACGCAAAAAGCGGGCGCCTCGGCTATAGGCGCTCTGCTGGATCGCGAAGGCGATGGAAGCATCCTGGACGATGCTGCGGGCTTTCTGCTCAAGAGCCTAACAGGGAGCACAGGGACACAGGGCACCGCTCAGGCGGTTGGGGGCATTCTTTCCTCTCTTTTTGGCAAGAAGAAACAGTAG
- the lysM gene encoding peptidoglycan-binding protein LysM produces the protein MGTFSFLKNVGAAIFGGGKNEAKEVETLLRTELGDRIKNLKVEFKNDTIFLYGQCDTHATKEKAILLAGNVKGVASVNDDYFTAPKPEEETEFYTVKKGDSLSKIAKAYYGDAMKYPVIFEANREVIKDPNLIYPGQVLRIPKIAR, from the coding sequence ATGGGAACGTTTAGCTTTTTGAAAAACGTAGGCGCCGCCATTTTTGGCGGCGGCAAGAACGAGGCCAAAGAAGTGGAAACTCTCTTGCGCACCGAACTGGGGGATCGCATCAAGAACCTAAAGGTCGAATTCAAGAACGACACTATTTTTCTCTACGGCCAATGTGACACCCACGCGACCAAAGAGAAGGCGATCCTCCTCGCGGGTAACGTGAAAGGCGTCGCGTCAGTCAACGACGACTACTTCACCGCGCCAAAACCCGAAGAGGAAACCGAGTTTTACACGGTAAAGAAGGGCGATTCGCTCTCCAAGATCGCCAAGGCCTATTACGGGGACGCCATGAAATACCCCGTGATTTTCGAGGCCAACCGCGAGGTCATTAAGGACCCAAATCTGATTTACCCGGGGCAGGTGCTGCGTATCCCAAAGATCGCACGCTAG
- a CDS encoding DUF4332 domain-containing protein, protein MANYKIAEIEGIGKQYAAKLEKAGVSTTDDLLEKGATRKGRQELADATGISGDLILKWVNAADLFRVPGIGSEYAQLLEKAGVDSVKELRNRKPENLHATLAQVNEKHKLVRKLPGLSQVEGWVKAAKELEPVIKY, encoded by the coding sequence ATGGCAAACTACAAGATCGCGGAGATTGAGGGTATCGGGAAACAGTATGCAGCGAAGCTGGAGAAGGCGGGCGTCAGCACCACGGACGACCTGCTGGAGAAAGGAGCCACGCGCAAGGGCCGCCAGGAGCTGGCAGACGCCACTGGCATTAGTGGGGACCTGATCCTCAAGTGGGTGAATGCCGCTGATCTATTCCGGGTGCCTGGCATCGGCAGCGAATACGCGCAGCTTCTGGAAAAGGCAGGTGTGGACAGCGTGAAGGAGCTGCGGAACCGCAAGCCGGAAAACCTCCACGCTACGCTCGCACAGGTGAATGAGAAACACAAGCTCGTCCGCAAGCTCCCGGGCCTTAGCCAAGTAGAAGGCTGGGTGAAGGCCGCCAAAGAGCTGGAACCGGTCATCAAGTACTGA